The following is a genomic window from Malus sylvestris chromosome 12, drMalSylv7.2, whole genome shotgun sequence.
AGTTAATTGATCAGTCTAGTTGTGCCTGTGCATTGATTCCTTCTTATAAATTTTTAGGGAAGGGGAACTCCCtcctataatttatttttcttggttaaacttcaaaaatattattaaataacaagattaaaacatatatatatatatgcgcgcGCGCGCTCAATGTGAatagcaatatatatatatatatatatatatatatatagcaaaaGCAAATAGAGATTGGTTCGGTGTTTAGTTCCCATGAGTCggaaaatttgagaatttgttccccatttcatttttcatttactGAGTCCAGAGGCGGAACTAAAAATTTCTTCTGGGGGCAAccgaaaacaattaaaaaaacctTATTATAGTATGATTATACCCAATATGATATTAAGGATAGTTTCAAATGATGATGTATCACAATTCCAATGttataaaaatttcaatatagtagtggaaagtggcaaagtgatgagaaaaatTATAAGTACATGATAGGCAAGagatggttttttttgtttgaatgacAGAACAAGAGCACTAttgctcatataatatttgatatggagtataagtagaatgaatgtatgttgaatattagatacttatattttcttcaaagataatccgtgtatattatataattgtagtTTGCAACTAAACAAACGAATTAATTGAATGAGGGCATCTGCTCCCAATGAGCCTTTATTGGCTCCGTCCATGACTGAGTCAGAACCTATTTATATATAACCAAGTTGATCGAATAACCCCAACTCCTACACTTGCTGTCCAAagagtttcttttttttatcttttacttTTTGGATTTGCGAATGAAACCAAAAAAGTTGAcaagaaaattacaaaataaccTTAAAAGAATAATTGATGAGCTAGCCAGCCATAACAGCTAGAAATACGTATAGTttagagaagagaagagagaaaagggagagagTTGGAATACACGATaacaataatttagaaaatgaTGGAGTTTTGAACTGGGGCGCAATTGGTTTCTAAGATCGCTTCCAGTTTTAGGCTTTTTACTTAAGACGTATGAGTAGAAACTCAACACCCTATTCACTAATAAATCGACGGCAAACATAAaatgggcccaaaatattggtgAGATAATGGAATCACTAGTAAGAAAGAATCTTTGATGGAAATCCAAATCAGAGTCTACCAAAAACTAGCACTTCCCCACTAAGGAGGCACAAGATATAGATTCCATCCATTTGGAGTAGCACTTAAGATTCTTTATCTGCTCACGAAGTCCTGCTTTAATCATTCAAAGATTAAAGAACAAATGAGATTAATCATCTTTTTAACGTTCTATTGATCGTTAATTTATCCCATGAATCAAATAAGAATAATGCTAGGTATACCAATATTTTAGATTTAATTTGCAAAGCatgtgatgtgtcaccaattGAAAATAAACAAGTTAATCgacatttaaataataatccaatcatcactAATCAAGTCatatagtttacaaaatataagttaaataaataatctccttagcattaccaACCAAATCATGGATATTTGGATTCCTAGGTAGTTGCGTGTCATTGTAGAGGGCTTcttgttgagaatgagtctcaCATTGATTGGATGAGGGACCTTGCATGAGTAAAATGTTGGGTTACTCTttatattgccaattaattttatagtgGAATCTCAATTTTTTCCACTTCGTACGTAAGTACTGCTAACCCCTCAACCATATGGATGACGTGGTACGCCTAAGTATATTTGTGTAGTACTTTTAACATGCTATCCACTCAAACAAAACGCTTTTTCAAATGCAATAAAAGTTGTTGAAACCCACTTATTCTGGGTTGGTTCTCAAGATTTAGATGGATGCTTGAGTTTGCGAGTCACATGCATGCAAGCCCAACTCCTATATTTTTCCGACcattttcttcatttctcaatcaAACTGCTACATAGTTTTGGTTGAATGAATTAAATAGTACTTGATGGCCTCGTTTTATCCACACGATTGGAATTGATTATCAAAGAGGGTTGGAAAGGGATTGGAGAGGATTGGATAAGTCTAAACCTCTCATGTTACTATTCTGCTTACCGAACGAGCCTAAGAGCAACACAAATACAGGTAAGAGCTCTCGTTCTTTCAACTTGCGCATGCTTTGGTGTCAAGAATGGATTGCAATAGGTTAGAGAATTCACTAGAATCATTGTATGTGGCATGATACAATGATTCAAATGAATATCTTTGGCCAAAAAATGAAATGTATGACGTCACCCTTTTAATTTCATTGGCCCAACTTGAAAGTTGCAcccatttcttccttcaagGTATACCGAATCTAGTAAATTATTTCCAACCAAACTCAATCCTAGACACTTAATGACGTTTGAATGAGGAGTAAGTACTCGTACTACATTTTGCACCCTTTGTGGTTAAAGGAATGTAAAagcatttttagttttttaattttttaattttatgtatgaTTTGAAAGTTGGCAAAAACAAGCTACAAATTGTTACACAATTGATCAGATCTCCTGAACGAAATCAATTTAACTGTTATTATTTATGGGGAATTTATCATGCTATTAGTGAGTATATGGACCTCATTTGGTGAGCCATTTTTCATCTATCTCTACGTCTACAACATTATCTTATTTCGTCTACATCCATGCACGTATGATCGAAGTTGCACTTGAATAAGTAAAAAATGGACGAATTGAGTTACTAAGTAAAAACCTTAGAGGTAAACTTGGCGGTGAGATTGACTAAAATGCGTTAAAATGTGCAAAAAAGATTGCACAGTAAAATAAACCAGGTCAAGATGAAGTTTAGACGGCTGGCTGGACGGAGCTAACCTGAGGGAGATAGTGGACCGCACACCTCTTATCTCTATGTCCAGGATGGCATGGATACATACAACCGTTGACCATTGACAATTGGAGGAATAAGAGGAGAGGAGCGGCAGGTAGCCAGCTAGCTACCCACCACCATTGACAATTCGATATCTTTTGAAATACACAACGTCGTCCCACGTCAGATATTACGCAACCTAACATATgcacaagaaaaaggaaaacgaagaagaagaaacttctCCTCTTACGTACCAACAACGCGGTTTCACTTTCTCCCTCCCAACCTTCAAAAAGCAAAGGCTTTCCTTCTTTTGCTTCTCTACTATTCCATCTTCCTTACAAACACAACTAGCAGCTTAGTTAGGGTTTCTGTTTTTGGTCTCTCAGAGCTTCATCCAAATCCcaacccctctctctcctctctttctatCTCTCGTACAAATTAAATCAAATGTGTCCTCTAAGGTTCATCTTGGTCTTCTTCTCAGCAATCCTTGCAGGATACTTCGCGTGGAGGACGGTTTGTTCTTCTCCCGACGGAACCGACATGATGATCTCACAGCTGGATTCTACCAACAATGAAAATGCTATAGGATCACCCAAACAAGAAGAAGATGCATTCAATTCTAAAACTGTATGTTTATTTCCAAGTCCCACTTTGGTGCTACGCAGCCATTGGATGGTCTGGATTCACGGGACCAAATAATCCAAACCAATCAACGCCATCCAATGCTCGTAGCATTGAAGAATTTTCTGTTTATTTCCTCCTTCATTTTGTTCTTTATTATTCCATTcaagtactctctctctctctctctcattttagTAATGTTGCGTTTTGAATTTGCAGATGATTCAGAGTGGCTTCTGGGTGTTTGTGGACATGGCCAGCGGGAAATACTTGTGGAGGAATTTTAAGGAGATGAACCAAGTCAAAGTAAAATGTTAGTTGTTGATTACCAAATTGTACAAGCATGCTTGTCTACTTTTTCCAATCGAGGGTATATAATTGTAAAACCGTGCAAATTAATCttcttgattttattttaatttcttcctaatttttatcGTTTCACGAGCAAGGAGGTTGATCCAACTGTTCATCTAAATCCGTTGCCAATAACCAGTTTACACTACTGCCATGTATAACATATGTACAACATCATTCTTTAAATTaaaccaagaaaagaaaaaaaagggaaagaacgACATTTAAGCGTCACATTGGAGACGCAGCAGCAGCCTTTCTTTTAGTTCAAATCAACTTGTAGCTTAATAGACATGTACAGAAGCGTGAGCAGGGCACCTTGCGGGAGCGGTGCAAATTTTGCAAGATTGGAGCCGATCCACATGGCTACCACCACCAGAGCAACCATATTGCTGCTGGTTTTCCCACAAACCCAACTTGCAAACGACAGACACAAAGTCAGCAAGATCCCGCCTCTCCCACCCAAAACCCAAGCAATTACATAACCAATCTTGTATCCGACATCCAATTTCCTGTCAAACAAGGCCATCAGGCTGCTAAACGTGAGAGATAACCGAGATCCAAATGTCTGCAATAGAAACAGAGATACGAAGGCTGATCTAAGCACTTCACTGAAGGAACCTCTCTCTTGCTCTGGCTCTCCTTCTTCAGTTGCTCCATCAGTTTTACCATATGACGAACGCTCTTCATTAACATTATAACGTTCCCAGTATCTCTCCTGTTGCATTCTCTGCCGTACTTCAGCCCACTTATAGATCCTTACCCCATCTTCAAACTCAGTGCTATAGTTCCATTTTCCACTATGTTGCCTACCAGTATCTTTTTGTAATCTAAGTTCCCGGTCATATTGAGCCCTTGTTGCTTCATTGGATAGAACCTGTTTATAGGTAACATGAAGGCGCTGTCATTGCGTTACTACACATGAATGAAATagaaaatgcaaaaaaaaaaaaaaagaaaagaaacaatagGCTTATGGGAAACCGATGTTATTAAGTTTGGTTTTATGTAAATACCATCCATTACAATATAGATGTCAAAAATATAGAAGGGTCTTctcaaaagaacaaaaagagaCTTCCAGTTTTACATTCATATGAAAGCATTAGTTggtaaaaagaaaacaaaagcatcTACAACATGGTAGAAGTTGGGGGTGGGAAAAGAGAGGATTGGCTGTAGAGGAGGAAATGGATTTCCTGAGAGAGAATATGAGGAGTAAAAGAAAAACACTCACTGAaagttgaaataaaatagtttcATCCTTGGTTCTTTAACGTATTATTAACCTAGGTCCAACAACAAAGAGGCTTAGTTTATGATATTAGATTACATAGAAACAAGGTCACCTATTATGTATCAGTAATTACTCACCTCATATGCCTGACGGATGCTCTTGAACACCTCTCCAGCTTGAGAATCTTTGCTAACATCAGGATGATACTGCAACACATAGGCGAGAATACGTAAGTTCTTAATTGTGAGCCTCTGCTTCATAGAGTCTGTAAATTCTTTGACAACCAATTTCAGTGGGACCTCCTAACCACACAAATGCAGTAGGGGAGTAAAACAAGAATTATGGATATATGTATGAATCAAAGTGCAATAGCATCATGCCAAACTAAGGATGTCCAGGGGTTCCTCAGGAGGTATCTCTCACCATTCGGGCCACATAAAAGCATGCCAGCAAGGAAATTATATACCAACACATATACACCCAGAGTCCATTATATCATGTGCTTCAATAGCTATAAGCAATAAAGCATAAAAGAATGAACAAAGAATTCatgaatccaaaaatatttggtATATACTTGAACACAATCTTGCAACAGTTTTGAACTAAATCAGATGGAGCATATTTATTGCATGTTACTGTTTGACAAGACATCCATCGTTCGGCAATATAAGTTGAAGCAGACAATGGATACCTTCCAAagggtgtgggtgtgtgtgagtgACCGATTGTATATGCATATGCACGTGTTCATACAGTTTCCCTCATTGAATAATGATTTATGaaagaattgaaaaacaaaaccatgacaGTAAAGATATATTATATTTCTcccaaaaaaatttcaagttaTGAAGTTGGAAGTCTCCCGAAAAAACTACTAACACAAGTTCCATACACGGCCCATACACTGAAAATCAATGTGAACAAGATTGCTGCACTTCTTTCTCCACCTTCTTCCTCATAGGTGTAACATGGTACACAAGTCCCCTTTCATTTATATGCTATTCGATAAGGTAGCGTTTGGTTTATTGGAACAAACTTTGGAATGAGATGAACATTCCTGTAGAATGTTCAATGTCTACTTGCCAAAATGCCAAATAAACCAATGGCATCCATTACCAATTTTCAGTTCTCTTGTCTACTCTCTAACTCTCACTAAATTCCCGTCTATCAAATCTGAGTTCATTCCATTCCACAGGGATGCACTTGATACAAGGTTTGGACAAAAGGCTAAAAGAAATAGCCCAAATGCATTGATGCCTCACAACTCACAGTCATCCCACCAAACTAGAGTGTAGCCAGGTATCAATACCTGTCCTGCGTCTCACGTAAA
Proteins encoded in this region:
- the LOC126593100 gene encoding uncharacterized protein LOC126593100, whose translation is MVAQQLLVGPIPISGGSGGPGAGGFYGNFSHLFSLPPCHFQRRRRARTRTRRWTPQSASPRAMVNAQQTHYAVLCLPRHATAADIKRAYRLLARKYHPDVSKDSQAGEVFKSIRQAYEVLSNEATRAQYDRELRLQKDTGRQHSGKWNYSTEFEDGVRIYKWAEVRQRMQQERYWERYNVNEERSSYGKTDGATEEGEPEQERGSFSEVLRSAFVSLFLLQTFGSRLSLTFSSLMALFDRKLDVGYKIGYVIAWVLGGRGGILLTLCLSFASWVCGKTSSNMVALVVVAMWIGSNLAKFAPLPQGALLTLLYMSIKLQVDLN